One Antedon mediterranea chromosome 1, ecAntMedi1.1, whole genome shotgun sequence genomic window, tcactttgacgaattataggtgatcatttttatcatattaatactgataatacattctataattattttatttaataataattaatattttaattcattcgTCAGTGAAACGTAACATGACTTCgattattgtcatttgcatataaaatatacatagaagtTATGTTAAATCGTATTGCGTTGGGATAATAAAGGAATTAAACGTATACAGTGACGTCACAAGTTGGAAGACATCAAGCCAACAGAAGGTAATAAAACATGCAAATGTCTTAATGCTATAATTATGTGTAATATAATACATTCGTTATAATTACACAATAATGtgatgattaaataaataagtagTTCAATAATGCGACCCTTGCGCTAGTTTTCAATGTTACACGTTCTATTGTAATCTCTTCAAATGTTTACGACTGTTACCATGGTATAATTCAATAGGCTATTGTTTGATCAAATCTTAACACTGTATTAACACTTGCAAACCACATCTATCGCCatttttgttgatataaattcGTACATTAATCAAACGTCGTTCGAGGTACATAACCGGTACATTTTCTGGTTCCAATATAATATTTGATGGTTATCAATGATTATATTTCGTCGTTAGAAATCGCGTTAAAGTTTTAGTCATGTCACCGTGTATGTCGAGCTTTTTGTTGAAACTTGTTGAAATTGTCAGTTTAATCAAAGTAAGTAACGTATTCATTAGCTATTCAGCCGCGCCATTATACATCTTCAATGAAGATATTATGTTGGCAAATTGTtcatttatattgttattattatattgtttatatatttaaataataaccaCTGTCTGGTGATTAAttagcaaaaaataaaaactaaaatatttacacTATCTATTCTCGTGATAGCTCTTCGTCTTCATAGGTGTTTCGTCGACATTTCACGTGACGTACTTAGGACCTATATGTGTCGAGTCCTCATACCCACAGGGCCAAAATGGTTATACACTCCTCTTTGCTCTTTCAATGTTTTAAGGGGGTAGGATCATAGTGCTTCATCGTCCACTGGACATGTTCTGTGCTCTGATAAGGAACACTATtctaatattattgtattgagtGTAATCACGTAGTATGCATTTCTTTTTCTTCAGGGAGCCACTGCATTGAGGTCCTGTAAATATTCCTCTTATTCgcaatattattgtattaagtGCAATCACGTAGtatgtatttctttttctttaggGAGCCACTGCATTGAGGTCCTGTAAATATTCCTCTTATTcgcaatattattgtattgagtGTAATCACGTAGTATGCATTTCTTTTTCTTCAGGGAGCCACTGCATTGAGGTCCTGTAAATATTCCTCTTATTcgcaatattattgtattgagtGTAATCACGTAGtatgtatttctttttcttcagGGAGCCACTGCATTGAGGTCCTGTAAATATTCCTCTTATTcgcaatattattgtattgagtGCAATCACGTAGtatgtatttctttttctttaggGAGCCACTGCATTGAGGTCCTGTAAATATTCCTTTTATtcgcaatattattattatacgtaAGTTAATTAAGTTCAAGGTTTAAAATACTACTGTAttcctataggcctaggcctataaaattatatatacctttgaattgtaaattttacattttaaataacctATTGTGACACAGAACGAGGGACGTGAACCAAACCTCCCTTTAACAAAAGCTTAGATgatcatttttgttaaaataggATTTCATGTAAATTAAAAAGGTATAGAACGAACAAACGATGTATGATACCTAGAAAATACTCTTTTCATTACAAATCTTAACGATTACAACGATCATTGTAACCATTCTATCTTAATTAGGAAACGGTTTCATCcctttaaatgttaaatttgatACGAGTAGTGTGATTAGATTTTTATCGCATTCATTCTATTATCTGCCTGTTGACTAATTGCTTTTATTAACCATTATATATCTTATTTATCAATAGATGTTTTGATAATCAATACTGCTGCCATTATGATTCATGTTGCACCCATGGTTACAGCCTTTGGTATGTTTGgtaagtttgttttaatttatttttaaagagctttcgtgtattttttttttgggacGGCCTAAAGTCTAGTGTAGGCTTATTATACACACCTATGTTATATAAACCGTAAGGTTTTATTGGGTCATCCTGAACTGTTGTTGTTTACTTTTAAGTGTTTATTACAACCGtccattattgtattgttatttatGTGCTcgaataaaattgaattgaatatattgtacaataataatatgccattattgaataaataaatgttttttgaacttgAACTAGACTGAAACGGCATCCAATACATTTGTTTATGGGACGCCAATACCGCCAAAGCTATAATATGCAAAATGTATTTACCATTGTTGTTTATTGTTCACACTACTGCATTCGCAAATTTAATTTAGCTATACCAATTTCTGTCATGTCGTAGGTCGAACCCATTTGATCGATTCGtggattattttattaaaaatatatcgCATTTTTTGTTTTAGTCTGCGTTTTTAACGAAAATATCGAAATAACAGTTTCAGGGATCGATTACGGCTTTGGCAATGACGTAAtgtataatttacataaaaacTACTGGTCGTCGCAGTTCCCTGTTATCACCCCgtctatttttaattgttttttaaaattattatttcacatGCACAAACAAGGTTATCGATTAAATGCAAAACTATATAATGTTAATTGTGTTGCAGGTTTCTAGTGtcaatatttattgtaataatcGCCAGTATTGCATTGGCCTATAAAAAGAAGAAACTTGCTCAAAGGAGGCGGGTAAACGTTGTGACGCAACAAGTTCAAAGGTCACATACCATGGCTTTGAGTAAGTATCGTTAGTAAAATATATTAGCAGTGAATATGATTAcggtaaaaaaattaaacaataatccCGACGATGATAATGAATGCTGATGATAATGAACAGATCCAACTTCACTCTCATTTGTATATTTTCCTTTACAGGTCTCAATAAGCA contains:
- the LOC140057405 gene encoding uncharacterized protein; translation: MSPCMSSFLLKLVEIVSLIKGATALRSCKYSFYSQYYYYTCFDNQYCCHYDSCCTHGYSLWYVWFLVSIFIVIIASIALAYKKKKLAQRRRVNVVTQQVQRSHTMALSLNKQTTMTTKGSVLPPPYTPPSYQEVMNDRNYTQTTTVNTVSSGMPLQVHHPMPIHNSNEYRM